The DNA segment GATGAAAAAAATGAAAAAAATGAGATTTATGCTTATTGTTTTATGCATACTCTGTTTTTCCTGTAAAAAATACCTGGATGTAAAACCTGATTCCTCACTAACGGTACCTAGTACTGTTGTAGACCTCCAAATGCTGATGGAAAATTATTCAACGCTTAATTCTCAATATCCTATTGCTGGAGAATTAATGGCTGATGATTATTATACCGAATCCTGGAATAATTTACCTGATAATTATAGAGATGCTTATATCTGGGGAGGAAGTGAATTTGATCAGGACGCTTCTTGGTTGTTCTCTTATCGACATATACTAACATTTAACAACGTGCTAGACAACATCGATAAGGTTTCTTTTAAAAAGAATGAAGCTGAATTGGTGAATTATGTAAAAGGCAGCGCTTTATTTTTTAGAGCCTTTTATTTTTATGGATTGACACAATTGTTTACGCGACAATATGATCCCAATACAGCGAAAAATGATCTTGGGATTGTAATTCGAAATACTTCTAACTTCAATATACGTTCTGTGAGGTCTACAAATGAAGAAACTTATGAAAAAATCATTTCAAATCTTAAAGAAAGTATGGATTTACTTCCAGAAAGCCAGAGCAGTCCAAATCGACCAACCAAAGCAGCTGCCAGTGGGTTACTATCTAGGGTCTATTTAAGTATGAAGGAGTATGCAAATGCAGGAAATTACGCAGACAAGGCTTTGGCTGCTAAAGCAGAACTAATGAACTTTAATGAATTGAATGTAATCAGTAATGCGCCGATTGGTAGGTTTAATAAGGAGGTGATTTTTCCAATGACCTCAGGGTCTTTGATGCCTGCAGTTGCGTTAGTCGATAGTACGTTGGTGAAATCATATCATGAAAATGACTTGAGAAAAAGCTGTTTCTATCGACCTTTTGCAAATGGTTATGCATTTAAAGGTGATTATGATGGAACAGGCTTTGGTGTTCGCCCGTTTATATTTGCAGGTATTGCTACTGATGAAATGTATCTAATTAAAGCGGAATGTCAGGCAAGGGCTGGAAATGTAAACAGCGCTATGCAAACTTTAAATAATCTTTTGATCACAAGATGGAAAACAGGGACGTTTATACCCCTTACAGCCCAGAATGCGAACGAGGCTTTAATTCATATTCTAACTGAAAGAAGGAAGGAATTGGTCTTCAGGACAGTAAGATGGGGGGATTTGCGGCGATTGCAAAATGATCCTTTGTTTTCTGTAACACCTAAACGTATAGTGAATGGCCAAGAATATACCTTGCGACCTAATAGCCCACGCTATGTATTGAAAATTCCACTCAAAGTAATTCAGGAATCGGGAATTCCACAAAACCCATAATGTAAAATAACAAACTATGAAAATACAATTAAAATTTCTTGCTGCCATAATGGTTGTAAGCATGCCGTGCTTTGCACAAAATTTAGCCTTGAGGGTAGGGCAACAACTGCCAGATCTGGAAATCAATAAAATCTTATATCATATATCTGGGACGGCTAAATTGTCTGATTTTAAAGGCAAGCTTGTTATCCTAGATTTTTGGTCAACGGCATGTGGCCCCTGCATAGAAGGAATGCCAAAAATGGATTCATTGCAGAAAGAGTTTAGCGATAAAGTAGTTATTCTACCCGTCTATGCATTTGGGAAGACCTTTACTGTTGATATTATTGAAAGAATAGATTCATTTTGGAAAACAAATAAGTATACGTCAAGTACAAATTTACCTTCTGTTTTGGACTCGGCTTTTGGTAGTTTTTTTCCTGTAAGAGTAGGATATCAGGTATGGATTGATAGCAATCGAATTGTTCGTGCTGTAACAGGACCCGAATATGTAAACAAAAAAGAAATCCATAAAGTAATAAATGGTTTATATCCACAATGGGAAAGTGAAATAAA comes from the Pedobacter heparinus DSM 2366 genome and includes:
- a CDS encoding RagB/SusD family nutrient uptake outer membrane protein, encoding MKKMKKMRFMLIVLCILCFSCKKYLDVKPDSSLTVPSTVVDLQMLMENYSTLNSQYPIAGELMADDYYTESWNNLPDNYRDAYIWGGSEFDQDASWLFSYRHILTFNNVLDNIDKVSFKKNEAELVNYVKGSALFFRAFYFYGLTQLFTRQYDPNTAKNDLGIVIRNTSNFNIRSVRSTNEETYEKIISNLKESMDLLPESQSSPNRPTKAAASGLLSRVYLSMKEYANAGNYADKALAAKAELMNFNELNVISNAPIGRFNKEVIFPMTSGSLMPAVALVDSTLVKSYHENDLRKSCFYRPFANGYAFKGDYDGTGFGVRPFIFAGIATDEMYLIKAECQARAGNVNSAMQTLNNLLITRWKTGTFIPLTAQNANEALIHILTERRKELVFRTVRWGDLRRLQNDPLFSVTPKRIVNGQEYTLRPNSPRYVLKIPLKVIQESGIPQNP